The genomic interval GATATCGGTCAGCTGCGCCGGGGCCAGCCGGTCAAGATCAAGTACTTCGCCTACCCCTTCCAGGAATGGGGCATCCAGCTTGGTACGATTTCCGAAATTTCGACCAAGCCCAGCGGCGAGGCGGGCCGCGAAAGCATGTACACCATTCGCGTCGCGCTGGACACCGAGATCATCACGAAAAAAAGAACCCGCCCGCGCAAGCTCGAGATGGGTCTGGAAGGCGTGGCCGAAGTCAAGACCGGTGAGAAACGGCTGATCTCCATCGTCTTCTCGCCCTTTGCCCGATTCTTCGAAGAACCTGGCGGTGACGGCGACGGTGGCGACGGTGGCGACGGTGACGACGGCGGCGGCGAGGCCTGAGAATGGTCGACATCAACCGGCGGGCAATCCACGAAATCCTCAACACCCACGTCATGTTCGCCATGCTCGACGATGTCGACAAGGCGGTGGTGGCATCGATCTTCGAGGCCCGCGCCTTCGCTCGCGACCAGGTCGTGGCCGAGCAGGGCACGGCCATCGAGGGCCTCTATATCGTCCATTCCGGCCGGGTGCGGCTGAAGGAGGACGCCGAGGGCAAGATCGAGAGCCTGGGCCTCTCCGGCACGGGCTCGTCGTTTGGCGAGATGTCGCTTTTGGAGGACGCCGATTGGGACTACCAGATCGTCGCCGCCGACGACCGCGTGGTGATGTTCTTTGCCCCGGCCGACAGCATTCGCGAACTGGTCGAGGACCAGCCCTCGATCAAGGAGCACTTCCGGGCCACGGTGGGGCTGGTCGAGCTGGCCGGCCTGGTGCGGGGCCTTTTGGGCGATGCCGAATACGAGCAGAAGGACTTCCTCGACATCCTCAAGAAGGTCGGCGTCAAGGTGGTGCGCCAGGGCGAGACGGTGTTCGAACAAGGCATCGCCGACCCGCGGCTCTATTTCATCGAGCGCGGCCAGGTCGACATCTCCTGGCAGCCGGTCGAGGGCGACCCCATCATCCTCGACCGCGAGAGCCGGGGAAGCCTGATCGGCGTGCCCGGCGCCCTGGCCGATATCGAACCCGACGGCATGCAAGCCAATTCAGCAGTGGCTTTGCGTGACGTCACGGTGCTGGTGATCCAGCAGACCGAGGTCAGCCGTATCCTCGAGATCAACGTGGCACTTCACGAGCGCTTGCGCCTGCGGGCGGTCGAGCTCAGGGAGGCCGAGAGCCTGGAGCAACGCAGCCGCGAGCGGGCCGAGGGCGTCGATCTCAGGATCAAGCTGGCCGAAGGTCTGACCGAGGAAGAGTTCAGCCGCTTCGAGGAGGAGAAGGAGATCTCCGCCTTCCAGGTGGTGCGCCAGAACGAGGAAGCGGATTGCGCCGCCGCCTGCCTGACCATGGTGCTCAAACACGCCGAAAAGAATTTCCAGCTCGGTGCCATCCGCGAGCTGACCAGCCTGCACAACGAATATCCCTCGCCCATGGAGATCATCTCAGGCGCCGAGTTGCTGGGCATACGGGCCAAGGCCACGGCGCTGAGCTGGCTCGATCTCAAGCGCGCCAAGCTGCCCGGCATCGCCGCCTGGGAAGGCTTTCACTACGTCGTGGTCTACAAGGTCACCGAGACCGCGGTGCACATCGCCGATCCCGCCGAAGGCATCCGCAAGGTACGCAAGGCCGACTTCCTCAAGTCATGGTCCAAGGCCGAGCTCTTGGATCCCGACATCGCCGATGCCCAAAGCGGCGTCTTCATCCTGCTCGAGCCGACGGTGCAGATGGAGCACCTGGAGCCGCCCAAGAAGCCTTATCTCCATTTCATCCGCTACATCACGCCGCACAAGAAGTATCTCGGCGAGGCATTACTGGCGGCGCTGTTGATCAACATCCTCAGTCTGGCCTCGCCGCTTTTTATCCAGACCATCATCGATACCGTGATCGTGCACCAGGACGTGGCGCTGCTGAACATGATGCTGGCCGGCATGGTGATGGCCACCGGCTTCATGACGCTGACCACTTTCGCCCAGTCGCTGCTGCTCAATTTCACCACGGCGCGGATCGATATGCGGCTGGTGTCGGAGTTCTATCGGCACGTTCTCAGCCTGCCCATGAGCTTCTTTCACACCCATAACAAGGGTGAGATTCTGACGCGCTTTGGCGAGAACCAGAAGATCCGCGCCATCATCGCCGGCCAGACCATCACCACCATTCTCAACATGATGATGGTGGTCATCTACTTCTTCATGATGTTCGCCTACAACACCAAACTGGCGATCATCGTGGCGGCTTTCCTGCCCGTCTACATCGGCATCGTCACCTACTTCACGCCGCGCATCAAGGCGCTGAACCAGGAGATCTTCGTCGCCAACTCGCAGGCCCAGAGCTTTCTCATCGAATCGCTCAACGGCATCGAGCCGCTGAAGGCCACGGCCAACGAGTACATGGCGCGGTCGCGCTGGGAAGACGCCTTCTCGGGCAACGTCACGCGCACCTACCGCTTGTCCAAGCTGGCGCTGCAGTCCTCCAGCCTGTTCCGCATGTCGACGCTGTTCGCCACCGTGGCGGTGCTCTGGGTGGGCGCCCAGGACGTCATCCTGGGGGTCATGACGGTGGGCGAGCTGATGGGCTTCAACGTTCTCATGGGCCTGGTCACGGCGCCGGTTTTGCAGCTCGTCGGACTCTGGAGTGCGCTGCAGGAAGTCCGCATTGCCGTCGACCGGGTGGCCGACGTGCTGGACGTCAATCCCGAACAACCGTTGATTACCGACGCCGAGAACATGCCGGCGACGCTCGACCAGTGCGAGGGCCGGATCACTTTCCAGGACGTCAACTTCAGCTACGTCGGCGGCGACCAGACCCACAACGTCATGCGCGACTTCAGCCTGGAAATCGAAGCCGGCATGAACGTCGCCTTCGTCGGGCCCTCGGGCTGCGGCAAGAGCACCATCGCCAAGATGATCCTGGGCTTCAACGTTCCCAAGTCGGGCGAGTGCCGCATCGACGGCAAGGATATCACCCAGATCGATTTCTCTTCGCTGCGCCGCTCCATCGGCGTGGTGCTGCAACAAAGCTTCGCCTTCGCCGGTTCGGTGGCCGAGAACATAGCACTGGGCGATCCTTCGCCCAACATGCAGGCGGTCAAGGAGGCGGCCCAGATGGCCGGCGCCCACGAATTCATCATCAACTACCCGCTGGGCTACCAGACCCTGATCGGCGAGAAGGGCATGGGGCTCTCGGGCGGCCAGGCGCAACGCATCTGCATCGCCCGGGCGCTCTACCGCAAGCCCAAGATCATGATCTTCGACGAAGCCACCTCGGCGCTCGACAACGAATCCGAACGCCGCATCACCGAGCAGATCAAGAAGGTGGTGCGCGGCCGCACCACCATCAGCATAGCGCACCGGCTCTCCACCATCATGCACTGCGACATGATCTGCTTCATCGATGACGGCCAGGTGCAGGAGCATGGCACCCACCCCGAGCTCATTGATCCCGAATACCTGCGCGCCAACGGCTACAAAGGCCTTTACTACCGGCTGGCCATGACACAGTTTGATCTGCCGCCGCTGGACGACGACATCAGCGGCGAGAAAGCGCCCGCGGAGACGGCCGAGGCGGCCGAAGAGGAGGCCGCTGAGACACCAGAAGAGGCGGCAGAAGAGGCTGGCGACGAGGATCAAGTCGACGACAACAAGGTGCCAGGGAAGAGCACTGAGACGGCCGCAAAGAAGACCGAATAGGCGGGAGCGCAGACCGGCATGACCATCATCGATACCGGCTCCGGACATCAGCTCGATGTAGCCGGCCTGACCGACCTCGGGCGCAAGCGCAGCCTCAACGAAGACACCTTCCGCATTCATGAAGGCAGCGGCCTTTTGATCGTCGCCGACGGCATGGGCGGGCACCAAAAGGGCGAGGTCGCCAGCGCCGCCGCGGTGCGCATCATTTCCCACCACGTCGGGCGCAACGTGGCCCAGGTCAGGGCCGCCGCCAACAGCGATACGGCGACCGACATCACCGAGATCGAACCTGCGGGGGCCGACGTCAAACTCGTCGACGAGGCGTTGGTCAAGGCCAACGACGCCATCAACGCGCTCAACCAGGACCGCGGCTTTCCCGCCGGCACCGGTATGGGAACGACGGTGGTGGGGATGCTGCCCACGGTCGAGCCCGGCCGCATGGTGCTCTTCAACGTCGGCGACAGCCGCGTCTATCGCTTTCGCGATGCCGAGCTCCGCCAATTGACGCGGGACCACACGCTCTATCAGGAATGGCTCGACGGGGGTGGCCAGGGGGACAACCCTCCGCGCAACGTCATCACCCGGGCGATTGGGCCGAAAGCCAAGGTCGAGAACGATGTCGGGTTGCAGCTGCTGGTGCCCGGCGATCTCGTGCTGGTCTGCAGCGATGGCCTTACCGGCATGGTGGCGGATCCGGAGATCAGCGAAACCCTGGTCCGTCTGGACCAGGCCACGCCCGACGATATCTGCCGGGCGCTGGTGGACTTTGCCAACGAGCGCGGCGGCAAGGACAATGTTACGGTCATCGTGGGCCGCTATTCGTGAGCTCGGAGAACGGCATTGGCCTCTGACGAAGACCATACCCAGTTCCTGGATCTTGCCGCCGGCTCGTCGCTGCGGCGCGCACCGCAACCGGCACCGGCGGCGCGCTTGGTGGTGATGGAGGGATCGGAGTTCGAGGACGAGGACGAGTTGCAGGAGATCGTACTCGAGCCCGGCCAGGACTATGTGGTCGGCCGCGGCGAAACCTGCACGGTGCCGATCAACAGCCGCAAGCTGTCGCGCCAGCACCTGCGGTTCTATCCCGGCGACGGCCAGTGGGGCGTCGAGGATCTCAACAGCACCAACGGCATCTACGTCAACGGCCAGCGGGTCAATGACAGCTGGCTCGCGCCGGGTGACGAGGTTTATCTCGGCGGCATCCAGCTGCGCTACGTGCTCGACAGCGGCGCCGGCGGCGAGGCCAGCGGCAGTTGGCGCCAGGCGGCGCCCGACGAAGAGGACGACACCGAGCGCACCATGTACTTCGGGGCCAGCATCGGCGAGGCCCAGGTCGCGTCCAGCGCCATCCTCGAAGCCCGCGACACGGTCGAGGAAGACGTCGAGGAGGATTTCACCGAACAAGTGGTGCCGACGGTCCAACGCGAGGCCTTGCCGGCGCCGGAGCGCTGGTCGAAGCTTTTCATTCGGGCCATCAGGGTAATGGCCTTTCTGGCGATCTTGCTCGGCTTGGCCGCCAGCGCCATCGCCTATTATCCGGTCTATGCCAGGAACAGCGCCATCGAGGCCACCGTCAAGCGTCTCGAGGGACCGCTCCATAGCCTGGCCGACATTGCCTACCGCAGTGCCGGCAGCCTGAGCGCCGAGGTCAGCGAGCGGCAGTTGGCGCGGTTGGCCAAGCTGGGCCGCCTGGCGTCGCCGATGTTGTCGCGCTATTCCGACGACGTGCGTCTCATCGACCTCGAAGCGCGGCTGCGTTTCATGGTTTTCGAGCGTGGCTTCAGCCCGGCTCTGGCCAGCGGCGATCTCGAGGCTGCCGCCAGCCGCCTGGAGCAGGCCGAGCAAGCGCAGGCGGCCCGGCGGGCCGGCGCCACGAGCAAGGCGGCAAAAGAGGCCCAGGGCCTGCGCCAGGTCGACGACCTGTTGACGCTGGCCGGCCTGGTGCTCGAGTTGCGCCACTTTTCGCTGCGCTTCCCTAAGCCCGACGCGGCATCGCCCCCGCCGGCCGCGCTGATGGCCGAGATGTCGAAGCGGACCGAGACCTTCGCCCGTTTGCGCCGCAGCAACGACAGCCCCCTGCAGATCTGGTATCGGCTGTTTCTCAAAAGCCTCGAAAAGGCCGAAAGCGTTGACGTCGAGAAGCTGAACCGCTGGAAGGGAGTCCTGCGAGACCAGTGACGCCGAGACGCCGCGCCTGCCGCTGTTCACTGCAGCGCATCTTCTGCCCGGACGGCGAGAAATGCGGGTTAACAGTCGTGGCGTATCGAAATTCCTCTTCCCTTGCCGCCAGCCTGCGGGCCGCCGTGAGCGTTCTTGCGGTCTGGGGATGGCTTGGCTCGGCGCCGCTCACGGCGGCCGAGGTGCTGGGCTCGGGGGGGATGGCGGCGGCGGCTTCGGTGGTGCCCGCCGCGGTCTCCCTGGAGGCGGCCATCGGGGCTGCTCTCGAGGGTTCTGTCAGCGGCGCCCGAACGGCCTTGAAGGACCTGCGGCTGCGCAAGCTGACGCTCGGCGAGGCCGACGAGAACAGCGCCGCCCGCAGCCTCGCGGTGGCCCTGGCAGTGGCTGGCAGCGGCGAACGCCGGGCCACCCTGGAAGGCAGCAGATCGGCCTTCGATCCGACTTCGTCCCTTTCCTTTGGCTACACCGAGAGCAACGGCCACTCGCGCAATCAGTTCATCATCCGCGAACGTGTCGTCGAGTCCGAGGGGGCCAAGACCGAGGGCTCGGTGGTGGGTTGTATCTTCGTCGACGGTGAAATTGCCAACACCGACTTCGATACCTGCGTCGACCGTCTCGAACTGGCCGGCGAGGAGGAGGCCGCCAGCTCGGACAGCCGCCTGCGCAGCTGGTTCGGCAGTGTCTCCTTGGCTAAGGGCTTCGCTTGGGGCGGCAGCCTCAGCGCCACCTTCGGCTCGACCTACAAGATCAAGACGAGCTACGATGTCGAAGGTCTGCAAAGCATCCTCTCGGTCCAGGACCCTTTCGGCTTCTCGAGCCGGGCGCCCTGGACCAGCAGTCTGTCCTTCAGCTTTTCTTCGCCACTGCCTCTGACCAAGGGGTTCGGCGCCCAGGGCAACAGCGCCGGCGTCGGCCTGGCGGTGGCCGAGGCGACGCTCAGGCGCAGCCGCTGGGAACGCCACCTGGCCCGCCTTACGGCCCAGCAAACGACGCGGCTGGGCTACTGGGACCTGGTGGGCGCCGTCGAGCGGCTGAAACTGACACGCAACCTGGCGGCCGCCGTCTGGGATCTCGAAGGGCGCATGCGGCGGCGTTATTCGCGGGGCTATCTGACGGGCTATGAATTCAAGCAGATCGTGGCCGAAGGGAAGGCCCTGGCGTTACAGGAAGAAAGCGCCTGGAGCGGCTTCGTGGCGGCATCGCACGCGCTGGCGGCCAGTCTCGACTGGCTCAAGCAGGAGCCCGCGCCGCTGCTTTTGCCGATCGACTATCAGGCCGAACTGCGCGCCGCCGCCGGGCTGCCCACCGAGGACGCCGTGGCGCGGGCGCTGAGGCGCTTTCCCGAGCTCAAGATCAGCTCCGAGGATAGCGGCACGGCCCGGCTTCAGGAACGCTTCAGGCGCTACCAGACCCGGCCCGACCTGAGCTTCAGCCTGAGCTACAATCTGGCCCAGACCGATTCCGCCTTCGGCTACGACACCTGGCGCGCTTCGGCGGTGCACATCTTCGGGCCCGATTCCGACGAGATCTTCGTCGGCCTGACCTACACCGTGCCGCTGTGGAACGGCGCCGTGAAGGCGGCGCACAGGCGCGCGCTGGCGGCCCGCAAGGGGGCCGAAGCAGTCGAGCGCCAGGCCGTTTCGGACGTCGTGCGCCAAGTCAATGCCGCCACCAGCCAGTTGCGCCAGGCCGAGTTCAGAATCAAGGACGCCGCCAGCCGGCTAGAGCTGGCCGAGCGGGCGCTGAACCACGCCGTGCGCATGTTGGAGCTCGAGCGCATCTCCAGTTTCGAACTCATCAACCGCTACCGCGCCGTGCTGGCGGCGCGCCGCGAGGACGTCGCCGCCCGGGTGGCGTTGCGCCAGGTCGAGGCCCGCCTGGTGAGACTGATGGGCGGTATCGAGGAGGATTGGTCATGAGCCACAAAGCTTCCCTCGTCACCCTCTTGGCCGGACTGCTCTTGCCCGCCGCGCTGGCCGCCGCCGAACCCCCTGGCGGCAACCAGGTGAAGGCCATCCTGGCGCCCGAGGGCTCGCTGGTCGACAGCCCTCGCCTGGCCGCCGAACGCCGGCTCAACGGGCTGGTCGTGGCCGCCCGCCAGGGCGACGGCAGGGCCATCCTGGGGGGCTACCAACTGGTCGAATTGAGCCGCCGCCAGGCGGCGCTCAAGGCGCTGGCGCGCAACCTCGGCCTGCTCAAGGGCCGCATCGCCTCGGAGATCGCGGCTGCCGTGCTGGAGGAGGCGCGGGCGGTATTTGATCCCGTGCTCACCGCCAGCGCCAACTATTCCTCTTCGCTCACCTATCAGCGCCTGACCTTTGCCTCGAAGCACAAGCGGGTCACGGAAATCGTGGCAGCCGGCGACAACGATTCCGGCGGCAATGTCTGCTTTGCGCCGGGCGACAACGCCGACGCCAACGATACCAACTGCTACCGCGTGGTCTTCGACGAGGACAGCACCGTGGCCTTCATCCAGTACGACCAGTTTCGTGCCGAGGGCTTTGAGAACACCAAGGTCACGGCCAGCGAGGCCAGCACCACGGGCAAGACCAAGACCTACACCCTGGCCACCAGCATCGCCCAGCAGCTGCCCTGGGGACCGTCGCTGATGCTGGCCTATGACGCTGTCTACAAGAATACCAAGTTCATCAACAACCCCGGTGCCAGCGGCCTCGAAACCTTCGGCTCCTACGACCGGCCCTGGACCTCGAATCTCTCGCTCAGCCTGTCGCTGCCGCTGCCCTTTACGCGCAACTTCGGCTCCTTCAACGGCACCGACATGGCGCTGCGATTGAGTGAAATCGATCGCCAAGTGGCTACCTGGCAAGTGCAGATCCTGGTCAACGACACGCTGCGCGACGTCGAGCTGGCGTTTTGGACCCTGGTCGGCCGGGCCAAGGCGCTGGAGACGGCGCGGCGCGATCTGGAAAACACAGAGAGGCTGGTATCGCGCACCGAACGGCTTTTTGCCCTCAAGCGCCTGACGCGCTACGACCACGCCCAGGTGGCCAGCCAGCGGCCGCGGGCGGCGGCGGACTGGCAACAGGCGCTCGGCGCCTACGTGGCGGCGGCCAATAGCTTGGCCCAGTTATTAGGCAGCGAAGGCCGGGTGCTCTATCTTCCGGTAGCCTACAGCGACACCCTGGAACGCCTGTCGGTGC from Alphaproteobacteria bacterium carries:
- a CDS encoding protein phosphatase 2C domain-containing protein, with protein sequence MTIIDTGSGHQLDVAGLTDLGRKRSLNEDTFRIHEGSGLLIVADGMGGHQKGEVASAAAVRIISHHVGRNVAQVRAAANSDTATDITEIEPAGADVKLVDEALVKANDAINALNQDRGFPAGTGMGTTVVGMLPTVEPGRMVLFNVGDSRVYRFRDAELRQLTRDHTLYQEWLDGGGQGDNPPRNVITRAIGPKAKVENDVGLQLLVPGDLVLVCSDGLTGMVADPEISETLVRLDQATPDDICRALVDFANERGGKDNVTVIVGRYS
- a CDS encoding ABC transporter transmembrane domain-containing protein, yielding MVDINRRAIHEILNTHVMFAMLDDVDKAVVASIFEARAFARDQVVAEQGTAIEGLYIVHSGRVRLKEDAEGKIESLGLSGTGSSFGEMSLLEDADWDYQIVAADDRVVMFFAPADSIRELVEDQPSIKEHFRATVGLVELAGLVRGLLGDAEYEQKDFLDILKKVGVKVVRQGETVFEQGIADPRLYFIERGQVDISWQPVEGDPIILDRESRGSLIGVPGALADIEPDGMQANSAVALRDVTVLVIQQTEVSRILEINVALHERLRLRAVELREAESLEQRSRERAEGVDLRIKLAEGLTEEEFSRFEEEKEISAFQVVRQNEEADCAAACLTMVLKHAEKNFQLGAIRELTSLHNEYPSPMEIISGAELLGIRAKATALSWLDLKRAKLPGIAAWEGFHYVVVYKVTETAVHIADPAEGIRKVRKADFLKSWSKAELLDPDIADAQSGVFILLEPTVQMEHLEPPKKPYLHFIRYITPHKKYLGEALLAALLINILSLASPLFIQTIIDTVIVHQDVALLNMMLAGMVMATGFMTLTTFAQSLLLNFTTARIDMRLVSEFYRHVLSLPMSFFHTHNKGEILTRFGENQKIRAIIAGQTITTILNMMMVVIYFFMMFAYNTKLAIIVAAFLPVYIGIVTYFTPRIKALNQEIFVANSQAQSFLIESLNGIEPLKATANEYMARSRWEDAFSGNVTRTYRLSKLALQSSSLFRMSTLFATVAVLWVGAQDVILGVMTVGELMGFNVLMGLVTAPVLQLVGLWSALQEVRIAVDRVADVLDVNPEQPLITDAENMPATLDQCEGRITFQDVNFSYVGGDQTHNVMRDFSLEIEAGMNVAFVGPSGCGKSTIAKMILGFNVPKSGECRIDGKDITQIDFSSLRRSIGVVLQQSFAFAGSVAENIALGDPSPNMQAVKEAAQMAGAHEFIINYPLGYQTLIGEKGMGLSGGQAQRICIARALYRKPKIMIFDEATSALDNESERRITEQIKKVVRGRTTISIAHRLSTIMHCDMICFIDDGQVQEHGTHPELIDPEYLRANGYKGLYYRLAMTQFDLPPLDDDISGEKAPAETAEAAEEEAAETPEEAAEEAGDEDQVDDNKVPGKSTETAAKKTE
- a CDS encoding FHA domain-containing protein, with translation MASDEDHTQFLDLAAGSSLRRAPQPAPAARLVVMEGSEFEDEDELQEIVLEPGQDYVVGRGETCTVPINSRKLSRQHLRFYPGDGQWGVEDLNSTNGIYVNGQRVNDSWLAPGDEVYLGGIQLRYVLDSGAGGEASGSWRQAAPDEEDDTERTMYFGASIGEAQVASSAILEARDTVEEDVEEDFTEQVVPTVQREALPAPERWSKLFIRAIRVMAFLAILLGLAASAIAYYPVYARNSAIEATVKRLEGPLHSLADIAYRSAGSLSAEVSERQLARLAKLGRLASPMLSRYSDDVRLIDLEARLRFMVFERGFSPALASGDLEAAASRLEQAEQAQAARRAGATSKAAKEAQGLRQVDDLLTLAGLVLELRHFSLRFPKPDAASPPPAALMAEMSKRTETFARLRRSNDSPLQIWYRLFLKSLEKAESVDVEKLNRWKGVLRDQ
- a CDS encoding TolC family protein is translated as MSVLAVWGWLGSAPLTAAEVLGSGGMAAAASVVPAAVSLEAAIGAALEGSVSGARTALKDLRLRKLTLGEADENSAARSLAVALAVAGSGERRATLEGSRSAFDPTSSLSFGYTESNGHSRNQFIIRERVVESEGAKTEGSVVGCIFVDGEIANTDFDTCVDRLELAGEEEAASSDSRLRSWFGSVSLAKGFAWGGSLSATFGSTYKIKTSYDVEGLQSILSVQDPFGFSSRAPWTSSLSFSFSSPLPLTKGFGAQGNSAGVGLAVAEATLRRSRWERHLARLTAQQTTRLGYWDLVGAVERLKLTRNLAAAVWDLEGRMRRRYSRGYLTGYEFKQIVAEGKALALQEESAWSGFVAASHALAASLDWLKQEPAPLLLPIDYQAELRAAAGLPTEDAVARALRRFPELKISSEDSGTARLQERFRRYQTRPDLSFSLSYNLAQTDSAFGYDTWRASAVHIFGPDSDEIFVGLTYTVPLWNGAVKAAHRRALAARKGAEAVERQAVSDVVRQVNAATSQLRQAEFRIKDAASRLELAERALNHAVRMLELERISSFELINRYRAVLAARREDVAARVALRQVEARLVRLMGGIEEDWS
- a CDS encoding TolC family protein; this encodes MSHKASLVTLLAGLLLPAALAAAEPPGGNQVKAILAPEGSLVDSPRLAAERRLNGLVVAARQGDGRAILGGYQLVELSRRQAALKALARNLGLLKGRIASEIAAAVLEEARAVFDPVLTASANYSSSLTYQRLTFASKHKRVTEIVAAGDNDSGGNVCFAPGDNADANDTNCYRVVFDEDSTVAFIQYDQFRAEGFENTKVTASEASTTGKTKTYTLATSIAQQLPWGPSLMLAYDAVYKNTKFINNPGASGLETFGSYDRPWTSNLSLSLSLPLPFTRNFGSFNGTDMALRLSEIDRQVATWQVQILVNDTLRDVELAFWTLVGRAKALETARRDLENTERLVSRTERLFALKRLTRYDHAQVASQRPRAAADWQQALGAYVAAANSLAQLLGSEGRVLYLPVAYSDTLERLSVPAQNLDALRQNHPQLLQSALNLRRAELQIDAATVALRPDLALSYDTTVGQSNSLFGYRYWISSVLDIEQPDTTTQTASLVYSHAFGRRSDRAGHASARYRLERLRAQREITDNGLLQQIRDALTAVESARHSIALARQRQELAGQIYNAARRLQERRQVTEYEITQQLNGLLAADTALIQAQIAGKQGETRLLASLGILARVYGQRTALTNFDRGRLKRLESVGILRLFGEGR